From Quercus lobata isolate SW786 chromosome 1, ValleyOak3.0 Primary Assembly, whole genome shotgun sequence, one genomic window encodes:
- the LOC115953705 gene encoding uncharacterized protein LOC115953705 has product MGHPQISFLDAFQGYHQIPLALDDQEKTIFVTPVGNYHDKLGKNIEIYIDDMVVKSKLESEHINNPGNIFEILRRHKLKLNASKCFFGVGSGKFLGYMVTRHGIKVNPDQIRAINNLQPPWNPKKVQKLTVMIATLNRFVSQSADRCRPFFQLLNKWKGFEWTEECVLAFQQLKEYLSRPPITSRPEVGKVLFAYIAMASHAVSLVLVQVDSGVQRPIYYVSKSLHEAKVHYLPLEKVILAVVHVTHKLSHYFQSHTVAVLTQLLLRYLFRSVDYIGRIAKWGTILGAFNIKYMPFTFVKGQVLANLVAEFAKTPFKEKIERQNMDRKSVGMVSLQEPLSSRVYVDGVANQRGSEIGLVLISPENITIKKSSRLDFSATNNEGEYEALLVGMAMVQKMGGKVVEIFSDSRLVVGQVGGELEARDVRMQEYFNRVRHLQSGFESFSLLHILRGGNTHADSLATLATSLAQDLPRVILVEDLCKPTEVKRYMVHIHQIRVGPSWMDPIVLFLKEDILPEEKSKANKRSYTKGFVEATKEVNLCPTEPSLRDTGGRTCKRKHKSPFSKAVGNKRWLLVGMDYFTKWVEAEPLANIRDIDAKRFIWKNIVTRFGIPCTLISDNGFLFDSKAFRRYCCDLGITNRYSTPAYPQENGQAEAVNKVIVGGLKKRLDDAKGKWFSSFH; this is encoded by the exons ATGGGCCATCCTCAAATAAGCTTcctagatgcctttcaaggataccaccAAATACCTTTAGCTCTGGATGATCAGGAGAAGACAATTTTTGTCACCCCTGTTGGGAATTACCACGACAAG TTAGGAAAAAatattgagatttatatagatgacatggtggttAAGAGTAAGCTGGAATCCGAGCATATTAACAATCCTGGGAATATCTTTGAGATCCTAAGGAGGCACAAGCTGAAACTTAATGCTTCTAAGTGCTTTTTTGGTGTCGGATCAGGGAAGTTCTTGGGATACATGGTTACCCGCCATGGAATTAAAGTCAATCCCGACCAAATTAGGGCAATTAACAACTTACAGCCACCTTGGAATCCTAAAAAGGTCCAGAAATTGACAGTAATGATTGCTACCCTAAACCGATTCGTCTCTCAATCAGCAGACAGGTGTAGGCCTTTCTTTCAATTGTTAaataagtggaagggatttgaatggaccgaggagtgcgTCCTGGCCTTCCAGCAGTTAAAGGAATACCTTTCTCGGCCACCCATCACGTCCAGGCCCGAGGTAGGGAAGGTTTTGTTTGCTTACATTGCTATGGCTTCCCATGCAGTGAGCCTGGTGCTTGTACAGGTTGATAGTGGTGTACAGAGACCAATTTATTATGTAAGcaagtcactacatgaggccaAAGTCCATTACTTACCACTGGAGAAGGTCATTTTAGCAGTAGTGCATGTTACGCATAAGCTCTCCCACTACTTCCAATCACATACAGTTGCTGTCCTTACCCAACTTTTGCTTAGATATCTCTTTCGGAGTGTTGATTACATAGGGAGGATTGCCAAGTGGGGTACGATCCTAGGGGCTTTTaatatcaagtacatgccttTCACCTTTGTCAAGGGACAAGTCCTTGCTAATCTGGTGGCTGAGTTTGCTAAAAccccatttaaagaaaaaattgagagaCAAAACATGGATAGAAAATCAGTTGGCATGGTCTCACTGCAGGAGCCTTTATCTTCGAGGGTATACGTTGATGGTGTAGCAAATCAAAGGGGCTCCGAAATAGGGCTAGTTCTAATATCTCCTGAGAATATCACTATTAAGAAATCCTCAAGACTGGACTTCTCGGCCACCAACAACGAGGGTGAATATGAAGCTCTATTGGTGGGGATGGCCATGGTTCAAAAAATGGGCGGAAAGGTAGTGGAGATATTCTCAGATTCAAGATTGGTTGTAGGCCAAGTGGGAGGGGAGTTAGAAGCCAGGGATGTGAGGATGCAAGAATATTTTAATCGGGTCAGGCACTTGCAGTCAGGATTTGAGTCTTTTAGCTTGCTGCATATTCTTAGGGGTGGAAACACGCATGCTGACTCTCTAGCGACTCTTGCAACATCCTTGGCACAGGATTTACCTCGGGTCATCCTTGTTGAAGACTTATGCAAGCCTACTGAGGTGAAGAGATATATGGTCCACATCCATCAAATTAGGGTggggcctagctggatggaccctatagtGCTATTCCTTAAGGAAGATATTTTACCCGAGGAGAAATCAAAAGCTAACAAG AGGAGTTATacgaagggatttgtggaagccacaaaGGAGGTAAATCTTTGTCCCACAGAGCCTTCACTTAGAGATACTGGAGGACGAACATGCAAAAGGAAGCacaaga GTCCTTTCTCTAAGGCAGTAGGGAATAAGAGATGGTTGCTAGTCGGCAtggattacttcaccaaatgggttgaagctgaaccacTAGCAAATATCAGAGATATAGATGCCAAGAGATTTAtctggaaaaatattgtcactcggTTTGGAATCCCTTGTACACTCATCTCAGACAATGGTTTTCTATTTGACAGCAAAGCCTTTAGGAGGTATTGTTGTGACTTAGGCATAACAAATAGATATTCCACCCCGGCATATCCACAGGAAAATGGACAAGCCGAGgctgtcaataaggtcatagtggGTGGGCTCAAAAAGAGGCTAGATGACGCAAAGGGAAAGTGGTTCAGTTCATTtcactaa